In the Mesoplodon densirostris isolate mMesDen1 chromosome 11, mMesDen1 primary haplotype, whole genome shotgun sequence genome, ttaaaaatgaactttcCACAATATTAATAAATCTCATTTTTAGCTCTGCTTTGAAGTATTGATACCAGTGAAGtaacctttttcttctttgaatcttttcttgtaaaattatagttttctctttttctaaaataGGAAGTTCCTTCCAGTTCTTAATAAAGATAAAGGGAGCATTCATGGACTTGAGTAACTGCAGAGgagcattatggaaaacagatGAATTTCCACAGCTGCCAGCTGTCATTACGTCTTCTACCATGGGAACGGAGCCATAGGAGCAAGCCTCATATATTCTGTAACACTCTCTGTTTACTCCTGCTGGGCACAAGGTGAGATCA is a window encoding:
- the LOC132499297 gene encoding ribitol-5-phosphate xylosyltransferase 1-like, producing MAFRSSNIQEFSCGGGELVNAAYERPYLYNIVGTIYENSSRQALMNILKQDGNDKLCWVSATEQWQPQETNGSLKNYQDALLQSDLTLCPAGVNRECYRIYEACSYGSVPMVEDVMTAGSCGNSSVFHNAPLQLLKSMNAPFIFIKNWKELPILEKEKTIILQEKIQRRKRLLHWYQYFKAELKMRFINIVESSFLKN